The Aerococcus loyolae genome contains the following window.
TATAAGTTTCCCCTTCTGGAATCCGGAAACGAACAGTTTCTGGACGCCCCTCTTCTCGGGCTGCTTGGATATCTTCCTCGGAACGATCGCGCCAGGTACCTTCATAGTGAGGCATGGTTCCAGCTGCCTTTTGGGCTTGGCGGGCCGCTTCTAGTTCTTCTTCGGTATCATAAGCATAGTAAGCGTCCCCTTGCTCAATCAATTGGTCAATGTATTTTTGATAGATATCATAACGCTCTGATTGGCGGTAGGGACCGTATTGGCCTGGGTTTTCTGGGCTTTCATCCCAATCCAAACCTAACCATTTCAGGTTATCGATTTGGCTCTTCTCCCCATCAGCCACATTCCGTTTTTTATCGGTGTCTTCGATACGGATAATGAAGTCGCCACCCTCGTGACGTGCGAATAAATAATTAAACAAAGCGGTACGCGCATTGCCAATGTGTAAGTAACCCGTTGGACTTGGCGCATAGCGCACTCTGATCTTATCGGACATAAATTTAGCCATCTCCTCTTTGTCTGTAAAGATTTCAATCGTTTCTATTCTACCATAACTTGGCCCTGCATAAAAAGGAATGGGCCAAAAAGCGAAGACTTCCTGCAAGTAAGGGGATCCCCCCAAAAAAGTACTTCAAATTCGAACAAGCTCGTCAGCAGTCCACTCCTAGCCCTTCAAAGTCACTTGACCAACCTTATCCCCTGCTTGAACGGCTTTAGGATCAGTCAGCTGCAAGCTTTCCACTTGGTCCGCTTGGGTTAAAACCAGCACACAAGTCGTTTCTGCTCCCGCTTGGCGAACGGCTTCCAGGTCCATTTGGGTCAAGAGCTGGCCGGCTTTGACTTGGTCACCGGCAGCTACCTTAGAGTTAAACGGTTTTCCATCCAAATCAACAGTGTTAAAGCCTAAATGGAGGAGGATTTCGAGTCCTTCCTCACTTTCCATACCAATGGCATGTTGGGTAGGAAATACTGTAGTCACCGTCCCAGTCACTGGGGCATAAATGGCGCCGTCATCGGGCTCAATGGCATAGCCGTCCCCCATCATCTTTTGGCTAAAGACCGGGTCAGAGACTGTCTCTAAAGGCACTAATTCTCCCTTAGCAATCGCTTCGAGGGTTACTGGGGTATTTTTAGCTTTTTTCTTTAAGGGT
Protein-coding sequences here:
- a CDS encoding PTS sugar transporter subunit IIA, whose translation is MAKGELVPLETVSDPVFSQKMMGDGYAIEPDDGAIYAPVTGTVTTVFPTQHAIGMESEEGLEILLHLGFNTVDLDGKPFNSKVAAGDQVKAGQLLTQMDLEAVRQAGAETTCVLVLTQADQVESLQLTDPKAVQAGDKVGQVTLKG